A portion of the Marinobacter alexandrii genome contains these proteins:
- a CDS encoding M48 family metallopeptidase: MKIWRELLILVLVFGLIWLAFTWRPLSLPGTDLRLSKDREKDLAELIMDDLEDAYEFYDDSVVNKFITPITTRLLDSLKDQQYVYKFHLIESPEINAFATIDGHVYVFSGLVKFVDNPEQLAGILAHEIGHHENGDLVDRLMKELGLSVLAAVLTGGDAVMISEISKLLISSGFDRKQEREADDFAYELMVKSQINPSRLAHFFTKLKAEEKTYPDDLEIIMTHPNSKNRIEGALSYPLPVEFEERKFDLDWEQLIETNL, from the coding sequence ATGAAAATATGGCGTGAGTTACTCATACTAGTTTTAGTCTTTGGATTAATCTGGTTAGCATTTACATGGCGACCACTTAGTCTTCCAGGAACAGATTTGAGACTTAGCAAAGATCGAGAAAAAGATTTGGCTGAGCTTATCATGGATGACCTGGAAGATGCTTATGAGTTCTATGACGATTCAGTCGTCAACAAGTTCATCACGCCTATTACGACCCGGCTCTTGGATTCTTTGAAGGATCAACAGTATGTATACAAGTTTCATCTCATAGAGAGTCCAGAAATCAATGCTTTCGCCACGATAGATGGGCATGTTTATGTTTTTTCGGGTCTTGTCAAGTTTGTAGATAACCCTGAACAACTTGCTGGTATTCTGGCTCATGAAATAGGCCATCATGAAAATGGGGACCTAGTGGATCGATTGATGAAGGAACTTGGACTCAGCGTGCTTGCAGCGGTGCTTACAGGTGGAGATGCTGTCATGATCTCTGAAATAAGCAAGCTATTGATCTCAAGCGGCTTTGATCGTAAACAAGAAAGAGAAGCGGATGATTTCGCCTACGAATTAATGGTAAAGTCCCAAATCAACCCGTCAAGGTTAGCACATTTCTTTACTAAACTTAAGGCTGAGGAAAAAACCTATCCAGATGATCTTGAAATTATCATGACTCATCCCAATTCTAAAAATCGAATTGAAGGAGCACTCTCATACCCTCTACCTGTAGAATTTGAGGAACGGAAATTTGATTTGGACTGGGAGCAGTTAATTGAGACCAATCTTTAA
- the pdxH gene encoding pyridoxamine 5'-phosphate oxidase has translation MREDIASIRKEYTQAELDEQSVLQNPFEQFEKWFQEALNSEIVEPTAMILSTVNPEGQPYQRTVLLKTFNEDGFVFYTNYESRKASHLNENPKVSLLFPWYSLERQVAITGEVKKVSTKESLNYFLSRPSGSQLGAWVSNQSEVITSRNILETKLAQMKQKFKDGKIPLPDHWGGYRVIPDSIEFWQGRSSRLHDRILFEQSEGNWNISRLSP, from the coding sequence ATGAGAGAGGATATTGCTTCTATACGTAAAGAATACACTCAGGCAGAACTGGATGAACAATCTGTTTTGCAGAACCCGTTCGAACAATTTGAAAAATGGTTTCAGGAAGCATTAAATAGTGAGATAGTAGAACCTACAGCAATGATCCTTTCTACAGTCAACCCAGAAGGACAACCTTATCAGCGGACTGTACTACTTAAAACATTTAATGAAGATGGCTTTGTATTTTATACAAATTATGAAAGTAGAAAAGCAAGTCACTTGAATGAAAATCCGAAAGTATCACTACTGTTTCCCTGGTATTCTTTAGAGCGCCAAGTCGCCATTACTGGTGAAGTAAAAAAAGTATCTACTAAAGAATCTCTCAATTATTTCTTATCCAGACCTTCAGGAAGCCAGTTAGGCGCCTGGGTATCCAACCAAAGCGAGGTGATTACTTCCCGGAATATTTTAGAAACGAAGTTGGCTCAGATGAAACAAAAATTCAAGGATGGAAAGATTCCGCTTCCAGATCATTGGGGTGGATACCGCGTCATTCCCGATTCCATTGAGTTTTGGCAAGGGCGATCGAGTCGATTGCATGATCGCATCCTATTCGAACAAAGTGAAGGTAATTGGAACATTAGCCGACTTTCTCCCTGA
- a CDS encoding tRNA-(ms[2]io[6]A)-hydroxylase, translating into MKFRIDLTVDSKKEWVEAVMADFDSFLQDHADCERKASGMALSLVAKYPNRTEIIPELIDTSVEELEHFRDVYDIMQQRGLQLNHEIPKDMYMQKLIKICRDGREERFMDRLLLASLVETRGAERFRLVYEALEEGGLKQFYHRLWASEARHGEVFVKMALNYFDEQEVYDRLEEMKQLEGVILDELPIRPALH; encoded by the coding sequence ATGAAGTTTAGAATTGACTTGACAGTAGACTCAAAAAAAGAATGGGTAGAAGCAGTGATGGCAGATTTTGATTCCTTTCTTCAGGATCATGCCGATTGCGAAAGGAAAGCTTCAGGGATGGCATTGAGTCTTGTCGCTAAATATCCCAATCGTACAGAAATTATCCCTGAACTCATTGATACATCCGTTGAAGAACTGGAGCATTTTAGAGATGTATATGATATCATGCAGCAGAGAGGCTTACAACTCAATCATGAAATACCCAAAGACATGTATATGCAAAAGCTGATTAAAATCTGTAGAGATGGAAGAGAAGAACGTTTCATGGATCGATTGTTATTAGCATCATTGGTAGAAACACGAGGTGCAGAACGTTTTAGATTAGTGTACGAAGCATTAGAGGAAGGAGGTTTGAAACAGTTTTATCATCGACTTTGGGCATCAGAGGCTAGACATGGAGAGGTATTTGTGAAGATGGCGCTTAATTACTTTGATGAACAGGAGGTGTATGATCGGTTGGAGGAAATGAAACAATTGGAGGGAGTCATTCTGGATGAACTTCCCATAAGACCCGCATTGCATTAG
- a CDS encoding S9 family peptidase, producing MKNFKSLVWLAGMMLLIACTNQTTEEKPMRPDAPVAAKADTLLKEHGQTRVDPYFWMRLTDDQKNAEKPDDHTKEVLAYLNAENDYTEKVLSHTEGLQSKLYDEIIGRIKKTDESVPYLSNGYWYYTRYEEGGEYPIYCRKKGSLDAPEEVMINVNEMAEGYGYYAAYPAGISTDNKILAIAEDTLSRRIYTIRFKNLETGKFLEDQIENTYGGGAWANDNETFFYGTKNPVTLLPEKIYKHKLGDDTKNDPLIYQEEDDTFYTYVYKTKSDKYIVIGNSSTLINDYQILKADNPNGDFKQFIPRDPKAHEYSISHFQDKFYVMTNRDAPNFKLMEVSENNTAEKNWKEVIPHRSDVLLEGLELFNNHMVVDERKNGLTNLRIINQTTGDEHYLDFGEQAYNTYTSVNAEFNTNILRFGYTSMTTPNSTFDYNMESREKILLKQQEVVGGHNPEDYVTERLWATARDGVKVPISLVYKKGFEKNGKGPLLQYGYGSYGSTIDASFSSVRLSLLDRGYAFAIAHIRGGQLMGRQWYEDGKMFKKMNTFNDFIDCSKFLIEEKYTSADHLYAQGGSAGGLLMGAVVNLAPELYNGILAAVPFVDVVSTMWDESIPLTTGEFDEWGNPKNLESYEYMMSYSPYDQVSAQDYPNMLVTTGLFDSQVQYWEPAKWVAKLRDMKTDQNLLILDTDMEAGHGGASGRFKRYKTTALQYAFLMDLEGIKE from the coding sequence ATGAAAAATTTCAAATCATTGGTATGGCTAGCAGGAATGATGCTACTGATAGCTTGTACAAATCAAACAACAGAAGAAAAACCTATGAGACCGGATGCACCCGTTGCAGCAAAGGCTGATACCTTATTAAAAGAACATGGTCAAACACGAGTAGATCCATATTTTTGGATGAGATTGACAGATGATCAGAAAAACGCAGAAAAACCAGATGATCATACCAAAGAGGTGTTGGCATACTTAAATGCAGAAAATGACTATACAGAAAAGGTTCTCTCTCATACGGAGGGTCTTCAATCAAAACTCTATGATGAGATTATTGGACGAATAAAAAAAACCGATGAATCAGTACCCTATTTATCTAATGGTTATTGGTATTACACTCGCTATGAGGAAGGCGGGGAATATCCTATCTATTGTCGAAAGAAAGGGAGCCTGGATGCCCCCGAAGAGGTGATGATAAATGTCAACGAAATGGCCGAGGGATATGGATATTACGCCGCTTATCCTGCAGGTATATCAACAGACAATAAAATTTTGGCTATCGCTGAGGATACTTTAAGTAGAAGAATATATACCATAAGGTTTAAAAACTTAGAAACAGGAAAATTCCTTGAGGATCAAATTGAAAATACCTATGGAGGTGGCGCTTGGGCTAATGATAATGAAACCTTTTTCTATGGAACAAAAAACCCTGTGACACTGCTTCCTGAAAAAATCTACAAGCACAAATTGGGTGATGATACGAAGAATGACCCATTAATCTATCAGGAAGAGGATGATACATTTTATACTTATGTGTACAAAACAAAGTCAGACAAGTACATTGTTATTGGTAATTCCAGTACTCTGATAAATGATTATCAAATTCTGAAAGCCGACAATCCTAACGGAGACTTTAAGCAATTTATCCCAAGAGATCCTAAGGCACATGAATACAGTATTTCACATTTTCAAGACAAATTTTATGTGATGACCAACCGAGATGCTCCCAACTTTAAATTAATGGAAGTATCAGAAAACAATACTGCAGAGAAAAATTGGAAAGAGGTCATTCCTCACAGAAGTGATGTATTACTGGAAGGTTTAGAACTTTTCAATAATCATATGGTAGTCGATGAACGAAAAAATGGGCTAACCAATCTAAGAATCATTAACCAGACAACAGGAGATGAACATTATCTCGATTTTGGAGAACAAGCGTATAATACTTACACTTCCGTTAATGCTGAGTTTAATACAAACATTCTACGTTTTGGATATACATCCATGACTACTCCAAATTCTACCTTTGACTACAACATGGAGTCTCGTGAGAAGATCCTCCTGAAGCAACAAGAAGTAGTTGGAGGTCATAATCCAGAAGATTACGTTACAGAACGTCTTTGGGCGACAGCAAGAGATGGCGTTAAAGTTCCAATCTCATTGGTGTATAAAAAAGGCTTTGAGAAAAATGGAAAAGGTCCGCTACTTCAATATGGTTACGGTTCGTACGGATCTACCATAGATGCCAGTTTTAGTTCTGTTAGGTTAAGTCTTCTTGATCGTGGCTATGCTTTTGCAATAGCACATATCAGGGGCGGCCAATTGATGGGACGTCAGTGGTATGAAGATGGGAAAATGTTCAAGAAAATGAACACGTTTAATGATTTCATTGACTGTTCCAAATTTCTCATAGAAGAGAAGTACACGTCAGCTGACCACCTCTATGCTCAAGGTGGAAGTGCAGGCGGTCTTTTAATGGGTGCGGTTGTTAATCTTGCTCCAGAATTGTACAATGGTATACTGGCTGCAGTTCCTTTCGTGGATGTGGTTTCTACCATGTGGGATGAAAGTATACCGCTAACCACTGGAGAGTTTGACGAATGGGGTAACCCTAAGAATCTCGAATCTTATGAATATATGATGTCTTACTCACCATATGATCAAGTAAGTGCACAGGATTATCCTAATATGCTTGTGACTACTGGACTATTTGATTCTCAAGTACAATATTGGGAACCTGCTAAATGGGTTGCCAAGCTTAGAGACATGAAGACAGATCAGAATTTATTAATCCTTGATACCGATATGGAGGCGGGACATGGAGGAGCTTCAGGAAGATTTAAGAGATATAAGACAACTGCACTTCAGTATGCATTCCTGATGGATTTGGAAGGAATTAAAGAATAG
- a CDS encoding DUF349 domain-containing protein, with amino-acid sequence MDNAEKLQDVSDQTKNETPDEVQSQSELSNENQPEVVEEHREEATEEIVETKSEEAPVEVASEESPEVEKVEETPETVAESSEVEEVEKVEEIEAEVVIDEKAEMDNIEVAQEAISEKPKPSETEEEVTTETVAVETVEKQKVEETQEATVETSEGVNEADENDSVEEESDSSSEEDTQEEELDFDHASKDEIVSKIREIKNEENIRSLDRVLKAIKPRFDELYEISKNEALQKFVSEGNEADSFEYHGDEIDKEFFTLFGQLRTKRNKHYKDLENQKEDNLKKKERLLEELRQIVDGEESSNSINSVRDLQSEWKKVGPVPGAQNKTLWANYNALLDRYYDNRSIYFELKDLDRKKNLKLKEELCEKAEALSETEDMKTAIIQLNELHDEYKHLGPVPKEHQEPLWQRFKAASDAIYSRRKEYFEGLKVEFEANLLKKEELIKQVEEFTKFSSDRITEWNDQTRGLLELQKQWEAIGGVPRENAKATNKAFWNAFKGFFANKNQFFKELESKREENLAKKHGLIEKAEALKDNEEWNSTADKFKHLQAQWKDVGPVPEKVRNETYKKFKTACDHFFNKRRDQNKEQFKEYEDNLQLKLKICDQLEAAGAGDEVNLDDVYDLIDNYTAIGFVPKNTIKKIHNRFDKVKEAILSNEAIHEDDRTDLRNHISMGRLRNSPGGAQKLNRKEHSIKRKISSIENDISTWNTNMEFFAKSATADKLKADMQERIDKAKGELEDLKLQLVAISAQN; translated from the coding sequence ATGGATAATGCAGAGAAATTGCAGGATGTTTCGGATCAAACCAAAAACGAAACTCCTGATGAAGTTCAGAGCCAATCTGAATTAAGTAATGAAAATCAACCCGAAGTAGTAGAAGAACATAGGGAAGAGGCCACTGAGGAGATCGTGGAAACGAAATCAGAAGAAGCTCCTGTTGAAGTAGCATCTGAAGAGAGTCCTGAAGTAGAGAAAGTAGAAGAAACTCCAGAGACTGTTGCTGAATCAAGTGAGGTAGAGGAAGTAGAAAAAGTCGAGGAGATAGAAGCCGAGGTAGTGATTGATGAGAAGGCTGAAATGGATAACATTGAAGTTGCTCAAGAGGCCATTTCTGAGAAGCCCAAACCAAGTGAAACTGAGGAGGAGGTGACGACTGAGACGGTAGCTGTTGAGACTGTTGAAAAACAGAAAGTTGAAGAAACTCAAGAAGCTACTGTTGAAACAAGTGAAGGAGTTAATGAGGCTGATGAAAATGACTCAGTAGAAGAAGAAAGTGACAGTTCGAGCGAAGAAGATACACAAGAAGAAGAACTCGATTTTGATCATGCTTCCAAAGATGAGATTGTCTCGAAGATTCGAGAAATAAAAAACGAAGAAAACATTCGGTCACTCGACCGAGTGCTAAAAGCCATTAAACCACGCTTTGATGAGCTATATGAAATCTCTAAAAATGAAGCGTTGCAGAAATTTGTTTCCGAAGGAAACGAAGCAGATTCATTTGAATATCACGGAGATGAAATAGATAAGGAGTTTTTCACTCTTTTCGGTCAGCTTAGAACGAAGCGAAATAAGCATTATAAGGATTTAGAAAATCAAAAGGAAGATAACCTCAAGAAGAAGGAGCGATTGCTCGAAGAATTGCGACAGATCGTAGATGGTGAGGAATCTTCCAATAGCATCAATTCCGTTCGGGACCTTCAGTCAGAATGGAAAAAAGTGGGCCCTGTTCCCGGAGCGCAGAATAAGACGCTTTGGGCGAATTACAATGCGTTACTTGACAGATATTATGATAATCGAAGTATTTACTTCGAGCTGAAAGATCTGGATCGAAAGAAGAACTTGAAGTTGAAGGAGGAGCTTTGTGAAAAGGCTGAAGCGCTGAGTGAAACTGAGGACATGAAAACGGCGATCATTCAGTTGAACGAGCTGCATGATGAATATAAGCACCTAGGTCCGGTACCTAAGGAGCATCAGGAGCCATTATGGCAAAGATTTAAGGCTGCTTCAGATGCGATTTACTCACGTCGCAAGGAGTATTTTGAAGGGCTCAAAGTTGAGTTTGAAGCCAACCTCTTGAAGAAGGAAGAGCTGATCAAGCAAGTGGAAGAGTTTACAAAGTTTAGCTCGGATAGAATTACGGAGTGGAATGATCAAACTAGAGGGCTTCTTGAATTGCAAAAGCAATGGGAAGCAATAGGAGGGGTGCCAAGAGAGAATGCCAAAGCTACCAATAAAGCATTTTGGAATGCATTCAAAGGATTCTTTGCCAATAAGAATCAGTTTTTCAAAGAACTAGAATCAAAACGAGAAGAAAACCTTGCTAAAAAGCACGGGCTCATTGAAAAAGCTGAAGCTTTGAAGGATAACGAAGAATGGAACTCTACCGCTGATAAGTTTAAACATTTGCAAGCTCAGTGGAAAGATGTAGGTCCTGTGCCTGAGAAGGTTCGAAATGAAACGTACAAGAAATTTAAAACTGCTTGCGATCATTTTTTTAATAAACGGAGGGATCAGAATAAAGAGCAATTCAAAGAATATGAAGACAATCTTCAGTTGAAACTTAAGATTTGTGATCAGTTAGAGGCCGCAGGAGCGGGGGATGAGGTTAACCTAGATGATGTGTATGATTTGATTGATAATTATACTGCGATAGGATTTGTTCCTAAGAATACCATCAAAAAAATTCACAATCGATTTGATAAAGTGAAAGAGGCGATACTCTCTAATGAAGCAATTCATGAAGATGATCGTACAGATCTAAGAAATCATATCTCGATGGGACGTTTAAGAAATTCTCCAGGTGGAGCGCAAAAACTTAATCGTAAGGAACATTCTATCAAGCGAAAAATTTCTTCTATTGAGAATGATATTTCCACTTGGAACACAAACATGGAATTTTTCGCAAAATCTGCCACTGCTGATAAGTTAAAGGCGGATATGCAGGAAAGAATTGATAAGGCTAAAGGTGAATTAGAAGACCTGAAATTACAACTTGTAGCAATTTCTGCACAAAATTGA
- a CDS encoding DUF4870 domain-containing protein yields the protein MKEQYHPIPQPSELSDREKDDAMGSYLMMFASIAVGLPLPIINLIAAVVYYFTNRSKGLFVHFHSLQSLISQLPTTVINAIGVFWAVRIYFFDWDLTDNFRGYVIMAIIFNLAYFAFSILGAVKARKGRMYYFLFFGRLSYEAVFKIKEIDEGKNQNLPPK from the coding sequence ATGAAAGAACAATATCATCCAATACCACAGCCAAGTGAGCTAAGTGACAGGGAAAAAGATGATGCAATGGGATCATACCTTATGATGTTTGCATCAATCGCTGTTGGGCTTCCTTTGCCTATCATTAACCTCATTGCGGCAGTTGTTTATTATTTCACAAACAGGTCGAAAGGTCTGTTTGTGCATTTTCATTCTTTGCAATCATTGATTAGTCAGCTCCCAACAACCGTCATCAATGCTATTGGAGTGTTTTGGGCCGTTCGTATTTATTTCTTTGACTGGGACCTTACTGATAATTTCAGAGGCTATGTAATCATGGCAATCATTTTTAATCTTGCTTATTTCGCATTTAGCATATTAGGTGCAGTGAAGGCACGAAAAGGACGCATGTATTACTTCCTTTTCTTTGGTAGACTCTCTTATGAGGCTGTATTTAAGATAAAGGAAATAGACGAAGGCAAGAATCAAAACTTACCTCCTAAATGA
- a CDS encoding DUF4389 domain-containing protein: MKLEIKYQKRYSRGELLLRSIFGGIYIVLPHLFLLIFVSLWGSILSVISFWIVLFTGKYPQSFFEFQEGLYRWNLRLNARISNLSDDYPAFGINGKDEYTSLEIPYPERLSRGTLLLRFFLGAFYVILPHAFMLFFRTIASSVLQFLAWWVVLFTAEYPQSWHEFNVGTIRWGMRVNIYMSFMTDEYPPFSGKP; encoded by the coding sequence ATGAAATTAGAAATCAAGTATCAAAAGCGATACTCTCGAGGAGAGCTTTTGCTTAGATCAATTTTTGGAGGTATCTACATTGTACTACCTCATCTTTTCTTGTTAATTTTTGTCTCACTCTGGGGTTCAATACTCTCGGTTATTTCATTCTGGATAGTCCTGTTTACTGGCAAGTATCCACAGAGTTTTTTCGAGTTTCAGGAAGGGCTTTATCGCTGGAACCTTCGCTTAAATGCTAGAATCAGTAATTTATCTGATGACTATCCTGCTTTTGGTATCAATGGTAAAGATGAATACACCAGTTTGGAAATCCCATATCCTGAGCGTCTTAGCAGAGGCACTCTTCTATTGCGCTTTTTCTTGGGAGCCTTCTACGTAATACTACCTCATGCTTTTATGCTTTTCTTTAGAACCATTGCTTCTTCTGTATTACAATTTTTAGCCTGGTGGGTAGTCTTGTTTACAGCAGAATATCCTCAAAGTTGGCATGAATTCAATGTTGGAACCATTCGATGGGGAATGCGAGTTAATATCTACATGTCATTCATGACAGACGAATATCCTCCATTTTCTGGAAAACCATGA
- a CDS encoding YqgE/AlgH family protein: protein MDFFSSDKLIKPEKGDLLISEPYLPDPNFERTVVFLCEHDENGTFGFVLNNQANVGLKEVVDEVGSYPAKLFVGGPVEHDTLHFVHREQKLIDSSREVVNGVYWGGDFNKLTEMMNTRSVQPTDVRFFIGYSGWGPGQLMDEMKAKSWIVLKNTTPEMIFDWDNQDLWKACLKIMGGKYRLMSNYPKDPRLN from the coding sequence ATGGATTTTTTTTCGTCAGATAAACTTATAAAGCCAGAGAAAGGAGACCTTTTAATCTCTGAACCCTATTTGCCTGATCCAAACTTTGAACGTACAGTCGTGTTCCTTTGTGAACATGATGAAAATGGAACATTTGGATTTGTACTCAATAATCAGGCAAATGTGGGCTTGAAGGAAGTAGTAGATGAAGTGGGTAGCTATCCCGCAAAACTATTTGTAGGAGGTCCGGTAGAGCATGATACTCTACATTTCGTCCATCGCGAACAAAAGCTGATTGATTCATCCAGAGAAGTGGTTAATGGGGTTTATTGGGGTGGAGATTTCAATAAACTTACGGAAATGATGAATACTCGAAGTGTTCAGCCAACGGATGTTAGATTTTTTATAGGCTACTCTGGTTGGGGTCCAGGTCAGTTAATGGATGAGATGAAAGCTAAGTCGTGGATTGTCTTAAAAAACACTACGCCGGAAATGATTTTTGATTGGGACAACCAAGACCTATGGAAAGCGTGTCTAAAAATCATGGGTGGGAAATACCGGCTCATGTCTAACTATCCAAAAGATCCCCGATTGAATTAG